A single region of the Musa acuminata AAA Group cultivar baxijiao chromosome BXJ1-11, Cavendish_Baxijiao_AAA, whole genome shotgun sequence genome encodes:
- the LOC103971300 gene encoding uncharacterized protein LOC103971300: protein MKESSPADSSAAGSPLEIFPCRIRRRRHRRSRSRSLSTVAASSPSLCSSAVPFSWEHRPGIAKNPKAPPAARPARPALPRPPPLRSLPVTDCPAADPFAIALAECAKGPPPAEDDGADDRCRVAVAVRRKVAALVGWFALFDLYGSCKAAGSVAGATLRIPRPGSGRS from the coding sequence ATGAAGGAATCGTCCCCGGCCGACTCCTCCGCCGCAGGATCTCCGCTGGAGATCTTCCCCTGCCgcatccgccgccgccgccaccgccgctcccgctctcgctccctCTCCACCGTCGCCGCCTCCTCGCCCTCCCTCTGCTCCTCCGCTGTCCCCTTCTCGTGGGAGCACCGCCCCGGCATCGCCAAGAACCCCAAGGCGCCCCCCGCTGCCCGCCCCGCCCGCCCCGCCCTCCCGCGCCCGCCACCCCTCCGCTCCCTCCCCGTCACGGACTGCCCGGCCGCCGACCCGTTCGCCATCGCCCTCGCCGAGTGCGCCAAGGGCCCCCCGCCTGCCGAGGACGACGGCGCCGACGACAGATGCAGAGTCGCGGTCGCTGTCCGGCGGAAGGTCGCGGCGCTCGTCGGCTGGTTCGCGCTCTTCGACTTGTACGGCTCGTGCAAGGCCGCGGGGTCCGTGGCGGGCGCGACGCTCCGCATTCCCCGGCCCGGCTCAGGGAGGAGCTGA